Proteins encoded by one window of Flavobacterium sp. N502540:
- a CDS encoding TolC family protein has protein sequence MKKHLLPFLVFLSFHSVQSQIAVSSTLEEAIQKAIEKSTSLKNKDLDIEKLNLQEKGVWNKYIPTVEASALYSYFDNKLTVDLPTATIPIVNYPLFDGKTAFKNYGNIFTGSVMAKTVLFSGMQIPNGAKAIKEKTKGTVFLKETEKDAITKEVINTFDQLELLKVIDKLIKESENRLDTETKRVTKAIEQGLAIPYDRDKIKLAALELSSKKIELDGKRKLIYKKIQYLTGYSISEIDHVQYTLTPYLITDEKLSTQNKQEIKALESFKSAYEYLLKKEKGTYLPTLGAFGGVSYSSLFNANATTPIVTGINQALYLGLNELTISQNWIVGAAMKWEVFSGFERKHKVHEAKINIEQVQNQIDDTKEKLELLLEKNLVDYTVLTQKIDITQQQEKVASNNLNLAIKQYKEGLINISERLEAENDSYKAAVNKTTTLIEQRLAAIETIIATGDLSKKLSK, from the coding sequence ATGAAAAAACACTTACTCCCTTTTCTTGTTTTTCTTTCTTTCCACTCTGTACAAAGTCAGATTGCAGTTTCTTCAACTCTGGAAGAAGCCATTCAGAAGGCTATTGAAAAAAGTACTTCTTTAAAAAATAAAGATTTAGATATTGAAAAATTAAATCTTCAGGAGAAAGGCGTCTGGAACAAATACATTCCAACTGTTGAAGCCAGTGCCTTATATTCTTATTTTGATAACAAACTTACAGTCGATCTTCCTACGGCTACCATTCCGATTGTAAACTATCCTTTGTTTGACGGAAAAACCGCTTTTAAAAACTACGGCAACATTTTTACAGGAAGTGTCATGGCTAAAACGGTACTATTCAGCGGCATGCAAATCCCAAACGGAGCGAAAGCCATCAAAGAGAAAACGAAAGGAACGGTATTTTTAAAAGAAACCGAAAAAGATGCCATCACAAAAGAGGTCATCAACACCTTTGACCAACTGGAACTACTAAAAGTAATAGACAAACTTATTAAAGAAAGCGAAAACCGACTGGATACGGAAACCAAACGTGTTACAAAAGCAATTGAACAAGGACTTGCCATTCCGTATGACAGGGATAAGATCAAACTAGCAGCACTGGAACTTTCCTCCAAAAAGATTGAACTGGATGGAAAACGAAAATTAATTTATAAAAAAATTCAATATTTAACCGGTTATTCAATTAGCGAGATAGATCATGTTCAGTATACCTTAACACCTTATCTGATTACTGACGAGAAATTAAGCACACAAAACAAGCAGGAAATAAAAGCTTTAGAATCTTTCAAATCGGCTTATGAATATTTATTAAAGAAGGAAAAAGGAACTTACTTACCCACGCTCGGAGCTTTTGGAGGTGTATCCTATTCAAGTTTATTCAACGCCAATGCTACGACCCCCATCGTTACAGGAATCAATCAGGCCTTATATTTAGGTCTTAATGAACTGACCATAAGTCAGAACTGGATTGTGGGAGCAGCTATGAAATGGGAAGTCTTTTCCGGCTTTGAAAGAAAGCACAAAGTACATGAAGCGAAGATTAATATTGAACAGGTACAAAATCAAATTGATGATACGAAAGAAAAACTTGAGCTTCTTCTTGAAAAAAATCTTGTTGATTATACGGTTCTGACTCAAAAAATAGACATCACTCAGCAACAGGAAAAAGTTGCCAGTAATAATTTGAACCTGGCTATAAAACAATACAAAGAAGGTCTCATCAACATATCGGAACGACTTGAAGCAGAAAACGATTCTTATAAAGCGGCAGTAAATAAAACCACCACTTTAATTGAACAGAGACTTGCCGCTATTGAAACCATAATTGCCACTGGCGATCTGTCGAAAAAACTATCCAAATAA